Within uncultured Methanoregula sp., the genomic segment TGAGAACGTGAAATTTCCACCTGTGAGATCCCCCGCAGTCCATCCCTATAAAACGAAATGTCCGGCATGCGGGTGTATCCATTGTGACAGGATCGGTTGCTTTTATTTGGCTTTTATCCGGCAATACTGGATCTGTCCCGGCTGTGACTAGGCTGCAATGAACTGGAAATGATTCTGGCAATTATCACGGGTGCATGGCGATAAACCCTGCCTGCATCCGTTAATGAAAAAACCTGAGTATATGGTGAAAAAAATGGCTGTATTAAACCCTCAACAGAGATCTGCTCCGAAGAAATGTTTTGTTCCCCCCCAAGGGAGAACCCCTCCTGCAACAACAAAGATCCTGCAGATGCTGGGATTTGGAATGGGTGAAAATTACTATGGCATCGATCTGAGGGAAGCCCACGATGTCATCAGGGATCTCATGATGATCCAATCCTGCACCCCGGGATCGATGACGGAACGGTTCATCCGGCACAACCGGAGAGATACTATCGTTTTCGATCTGGGTCACTGTCTCAAAATTCTCGGTGAAGGCGAGTGCGAGAGGAAAACCACCAGTTTTTTCATGCTGGATGAAAAGATCGCTGACTGCAGCGTCGGGATCCTGGTGCCCGGCACACCGTCATTCCTTACCGGCGAATTTACGAAAAAACCCGCCGGAACAAATTCCCTCACCCGCACCGTTATTCCTCTCCGGGTGATCTTCAGGAATTCCGGGCCCGGTTCATGGAGAACCCCCCGGGGTACATGTTCCCTCATCAATCTCCGGGAATGTGTAGAGAACTGCATCGTCCACCTGAAGTACCAGGATTCAACAACCGCATAACCAGAATTGGGGGATAACCGATGGATATTCACGAGCCTGCATATGCAGAAATCCGAGTGGGGGCGTCTCTCCGTTTCCGGCCGGACCCGATTGCACAGAGGATGACTTCCATGAATTCCGGTCCCGTGCCGCGATGGTGATACCGATGACCGATCATGCCCATAATCCGGAAAATCCGGCAGCAGAGATTGAACAGCTGAAAAAAGATCTTGAGGAGCAGACCCGACTCGCAGAGGAGCGTCTCAACCAGCTTCGATACCTGCAGTCGGATTTTGATAACTACCGCAAATGGTCGGACCGGGAGAAGGGGACGGTTGTCGAGCTTGCAAACGCGAACCTTGTCAAAGACCTTCTGGTTATCCTGGACGATTTTGAGCAGGCCATGCCCTCTCTGGAAAATGAGCAGAACCGGGAGGGCATGATGATGATCCAGAAAAAAATGGTAAAAATCCTCAAGGAGTACGGTCTCGAGCCCATCGAGTGCATTGGAAAAAAATTCGATCCCTATGTCCATGAAGTAATCTGTAAGGAGCAATGCGATGAAGAACCGAACACGATTCTTGAAGAATTCGGTAAAGGCTACCAGTTGAAATCGAAGGTCATCAGGCCTTCGAAAGTGAAGATTGCAGAACACAACAGAGAACTAGCAGGTGAAAACAATGGGTAAAGAGAAAATTATCGGAATTGACCTCGGCACATCCAACAGCGAGGCAGCAGTGATGCTTGGCGGCAAACCGACTATCATCCCCTCGGCGGAAGGAGCAACTGTTGCGGGAAAGATGTTTCCCTCGTACGTTGCCTTCACACCGGATGGACAGCTTCTCGTAGGGGAGCCGGCCCGGCGGCAGGCCGTGAGCAATCCTGAAGGCACCGTGACCGCGGCAAAACGGAAGATGGGAACCGATCACGTGTACAGGATTTACGGGAAAGAGTATACACCCCAGCAGATCTCCGCGTTCCTCCTGCAGAAAATAAAGCGGGATGCGGAAGCGTTCCTGGGAGAAACCGTAACCAAGGCCGTGATAACCGTTCCCGCGTACTTCAATGACAACCAGAGGACCGCGACCAAGGATGCCGGAAAGATCGCCGGTCTTGATGTGGTCCGTCTCGTGAACGAACCGACCGCCGCATCGATGGCGTACGGGCTCGACCGGGGCGGCGAGTACAAAATCCTCGTCTTCGATCTCGGGGGTGGCACACTCGATGTAACTATCATGGAATTCGGCGGGGGGACCTTCACGGTTCTCGCAACGTCCGGTGATACACAGCTGGGCGGCACGGATATGGATAATGCAATCTTCGAATGGATTGCCGCAGAATTCAAAAAGCAGGAAGGAATCGATCTCCGCACTGACAAAATGGCGGTAAACCGGGTGAAAGAGGCGGGAGAGAAAGCCAAGATCGAACTCTCGACCGTGCTTGAGACCGAGATCAATCTTCCCTATGTCTCCGCTACCCAGGCCGGACCCAAGCACCTTTCCCTGAAACTGAGCAGGGCCAAACTCGAACAGCTCGTCGAGCCAATCGTAAAGCGGTGCGTTTCGCCCTTTGAAAATGCGCTCAAGGATGCAAAACTTACCAAGAACGATATCCAGAAAGTGATCCTCGTTGGCGGCCCGACACGGATGCCCATTGTCCAGAAGTTCATCGAGGATCATGTTGGCAAGAAGATGGAGCGGGGCATCGATCCCATGGAGTGCGTTGCCATTGGCGCATCTATCCAGGGAGGAATCCTTGGTGGCGAGATTACCGACATGGTATTGCTGGATGTAACGCCCCTGACACTGGGCCTCGAAACCCTTGGCGGGGTAAGGACTGCACTCATCGACCGGAATACAACGATTCCCACGAAAAAGAGCCAGACCTTCTCAACCGCTGCCGATCTCCAGACCTCGGTCACCATCCATGTACTGCAGGGTGAACGGCCCATGGCAACGGACAACGTGAGTCTAGGCCAGTTCAACCTCGTCGGTATCCCCCCGGCCCCCCGGGGAATCCCCCAGATCGAGGTAACGTTCGATATCGATGCGTCAGGAATCCTCAATGTTTCGGCAAAGGATATGGGCACCGGCAAGGAGCAGAAGATGACAATCACCGCTTCGACAAAACTGGCGGATGCCGATGTCAAGAAGATGGTGAATCAGGCCAAGGAGTTCGAGGAGCAGGACCGGGCAAGGAAAGAGGAGGTGGAGGCCCGGAACGCTGCCGATTCCTTAGTTTATACGGCCGAGAAGACCAAGTCCGATCTCGCCGGCAAACTGAGCCCGGAGATGACCGACCGGCTCAATACGGAGATCACGTCGGTCAAGGCTGCTCTTGAAGGCAACGATCCGGCACGGATCAAGGAGGCTACGGGAAAACTCCAGAAAGTACTCGGAGAGGCAGGGGCATCGGCTTACCAGGAGGCGCAGCAAAAGTATGCGCAGCAGCAGGCCGGGCCCCAGGCAACCACGGGAGGTGGGGAAGGAGAACCATTCCAGGGATCGGGCGGTGCTTCCAGTTCCTCCGGTGAAAATGTTGTTGATGCGGACTTCAGTGTCAAGGACGAGAAGTAACTCCCTCCGGAACCATGGCCAAAGGGGATTATTATGAGATCCTGGGGGTGAAGAAAGATGCATCCCCGGATGATCTGAAAAAGGCGTTCAGGCATCTTGCAAGGAAATACCACCCGGATCTTAACAAGGGAAGCAAAGAGGCGGAAGAGAAGTTCAAGGAAGTGAACGAAGCCTACCAGATCCTGAGCGATCCCCAGAAGAAAGCCCAGTACGACCAGGTAGGGCATGCCGAATTCAGGCCCGGCGACACCTCCGGGTACAACGCCCCGAACTACGACGATCTCTTCCGGGATTTCGGGCTCGGGGATATCTTTGATGCATTCTCCGGGGTCTCCCGGAAAACAAGAAAACGGGCCGGGGCAGATCTCCGGTATGACCTTGAGATCTCCTTGAAAGATGCCAATTATGGCACGAAGAATACAGTCAACGTTCCTCATTATTCCGAGTGTCCGACCTGTAAAGGCACCGGGGCGGAGCCCGGGCACATGAGGGGCTGTCCACGCTGCAAAGGGACCGGCGAGATCCGCGGCGTCCAGAATATGGGCGGCCGGCAGATGATGAATATCGCCCAGTGCCCGGACTGCGGAGGCACAGGGAAACTGGTGGACAAAGCCTGCGGGACCTGCCAGGGAAAGGGGATGGTCCAGAAGACGCGAAGAATCGAGGTCTCGATTCCTCCGGGTGTCGAGGACGGGCAGTTCCTGCGAATTGCCGGTGAAGGTGAGCCGGGAGAGAAAGGCGGGCCGCCCGGCGATCTGTATGCCGTTGTTCATGTGCGGCACGATGAGGTGTTCGAACGCCAGGGTTCCGATCTCTATAGTACTGCTGTCGTCGGCCTTGCCACAGTGCTCCTTGGCGGAGAGATCGAGGTGCCGACGATTACCGGGCATGCGACCCTCAAAATTCCACGGGGAACCCAGAGCCATACGCTCTTCCGGCTCCGGGGCCAGGGGATGCCGTACCTGAATGCCGACCGCAAAGGGGATCTTCTGGTGAAAGTAATTGTGGAAATCCCAAAACGGCTGACCAAAAAACAGGAGGACCTTGTCAAGGAGGCGTTTGCTGGTATCGGGAGATAAGCCGGCGGGCCTGGTTTACCGGGCCCACGGGAAATGGGATACGGGGTGAACTGACAATGGTCTGGTTTTCCTGATGATCGGAAAAGTAAGTTATGAAGTGAGGAATCGGGATGCAGGAAACGAAGGTATTCAGAATGTCTGATGAAGACAGCGACGATCTGGTAAAAATCTCGCTTATGAACCGATACAAGACGGCTTTTATCGATCGTCTGACATACCGGGACCTGCAGGAACTCCGGTTTTACCTGCAGAACCAGTTTGATAAAAACTGCCAGTGGAACGTTGGATACCGGAAGAAGTTCGAGTCAAAATTGCGACAGTATTTTCACGAGGAGGTAATCCGGCGCGAAATCGCCAGCCTGGAAGTTCTCGTGGGCCTGCTAGCGCCGGATGACCTGAAAAACCCGGGATAACCTGCATTCTTATAATGCCGTGATAGCATTTCATAACGATAACCGTAAGCGAGTTTTCATGAGTCGACCGGGTCTTCACATGAGCATCACCCACTGGTTGTGAAACCGTCCTCAGGATTTTTGCCAGTAAAAACAATGAACTTATAACCTTTTCACGAGTTATGTAAACTATACCTGATAGGAACATGACGAAACCGTCTTTAGCACGGCAGTCCGAACCTGATCATACCCCGGGAAGCAGTGATACCAGGTCAATGCCGTCAATCGGGAAACCTGCGGGAAGCCCCCTTGTTCCCTCTCAACCGGAAATATTCCCGATCATGGCCATAGTTTTTGGCCTTCTTTGTGTCCTGTGTGCTATTCTTGGGCTTGCAGGAATGTATTTCGGCATTACCCTTTTGAGCAGCGTGTATCCCGGTTACAAGACGATAGCACTGAGCGCGGCCCTCATCTGGATCATACTGGGCCTGGTTCTTGCAGTGAGTGCTGCCCGACCTTTGGTGGGAATGACTGCAATTATTGTAAATGGTGTACTTGCGATCATAGCGTTCATTGAAGGATTTGAACTGGTGCTCGCTATCTCTGGTGGCCATTCCGCGTTCGAAACATGGATGACCGGGATTGGAAGAGATCTCCTGGGTCCTTCATCATCCCCGATGTCCCCGGTCGCTTCCTTTTTCATAGTACTATGTGCAGTTGCATTGTTTTTAATCGTGGGAAATCACCGTTGCTCCCGGACGGACCGTCTCATTCAGGACGGTGTCGGTATCACCGGATTGGTTGTTGCTGTCGTGAGCTTCACGTTTATCCTGAGTTACGTTTTTGGGGATCCATTCCTGTACGGGACCCGGATAATCCCGATTGCTGCGGTATCTGCACTTGCTGCTTTTTTCCTTGGCTCTGGACTGATGGCCGCTGCCGGTCCCGGAGGCTTTCCCGCGCGCTACTTTGTCGGGGGTTCAACCCAGGCATGGATGCTGCGCATCTTCGTCCCCCTTATTATAGGGCTGATTTTAATTGCGAACCTGTTTTTTTTCCTGATCTCTTCGATCTACCAGGTTAACAATGCAATCTTCCTCTCCACAACAATCGTCATGTTTGTCAGTGCGACGGTGTATGTTGTCGCCCGTGTCGCGATGGAACTTGGAAGTGCGCTCGATAAAGCTGAGCTGGATCTGGTGCAGAAGAACGAGGAACTCAGTGCTCTCAATGAGGAACTGACGGCATCCGGAGAAGAGCTCCGGCTTGTTAATGATAATCTCACCCGGAGCGAAGCCACTCTCCGGGAAAGCCTGCAGCAATCCGCGTTCCTTGCAGATATTCTCGAACACTCCTCGCAACCCTTCGGTGTCGGGTACCCGGACGGGAAACTGGGAATCGTCAATACTGCGTTCGAAAAGCTTACCGGTTACCGTAAAAGCGAGCTGGATACGATTGACTGGGCAGCAGTGCTTACTCCTCCCGAGTGGCAGGAGATTGAACGGACCCGGCTCGAAGAACTGAACCGCACAAAAA encodes:
- a CDS encoding nucleotide exchange factor GrpE, with the protein product MVIPMTDHAHNPENPAAEIEQLKKDLEEQTRLAEERLNQLRYLQSDFDNYRKWSDREKGTVVELANANLVKDLLVILDDFEQAMPSLENEQNREGMMMIQKKMVKILKEYGLEPIECIGKKFDPYVHEVICKEQCDEEPNTILEEFGKGYQLKSKVIRPSKVKIAEHNRELAGENNG
- the dnaK gene encoding molecular chaperone DnaK, whose product is MGKEKIIGIDLGTSNSEAAVMLGGKPTIIPSAEGATVAGKMFPSYVAFTPDGQLLVGEPARRQAVSNPEGTVTAAKRKMGTDHVYRIYGKEYTPQQISAFLLQKIKRDAEAFLGETVTKAVITVPAYFNDNQRTATKDAGKIAGLDVVRLVNEPTAASMAYGLDRGGEYKILVFDLGGGTLDVTIMEFGGGTFTVLATSGDTQLGGTDMDNAIFEWIAAEFKKQEGIDLRTDKMAVNRVKEAGEKAKIELSTVLETEINLPYVSATQAGPKHLSLKLSRAKLEQLVEPIVKRCVSPFENALKDAKLTKNDIQKVILVGGPTRMPIVQKFIEDHVGKKMERGIDPMECVAIGASIQGGILGGEITDMVLLDVTPLTLGLETLGGVRTALIDRNTTIPTKKSQTFSTAADLQTSVTIHVLQGERPMATDNVSLGQFNLVGIPPAPRGIPQIEVTFDIDASGILNVSAKDMGTGKEQKMTITASTKLADADVKKMVNQAKEFEEQDRARKEEVEARNAADSLVYTAEKTKSDLAGKLSPEMTDRLNTEITSVKAALEGNDPARIKEATGKLQKVLGEAGASAYQEAQQKYAQQQAGPQATTGGGEGEPFQGSGGASSSSGENVVDADFSVKDEK
- the dnaJ gene encoding molecular chaperone DnaJ, coding for MAKGDYYEILGVKKDASPDDLKKAFRHLARKYHPDLNKGSKEAEEKFKEVNEAYQILSDPQKKAQYDQVGHAEFRPGDTSGYNAPNYDDLFRDFGLGDIFDAFSGVSRKTRKRAGADLRYDLEISLKDANYGTKNTVNVPHYSECPTCKGTGAEPGHMRGCPRCKGTGEIRGVQNMGGRQMMNIAQCPDCGGTGKLVDKACGTCQGKGMVQKTRRIEVSIPPGVEDGQFLRIAGEGEPGEKGGPPGDLYAVVHVRHDEVFERQGSDLYSTAVVGLATVLLGGEIEVPTITGHATLKIPRGTQSHTLFRLRGQGMPYLNADRKGDLLVKVIVEIPKRLTKKQEDLVKEAFAGIGR